The following DNA comes from Schistocerca piceifrons isolate TAMUIC-IGC-003096 chromosome 3, iqSchPice1.1, whole genome shotgun sequence.
CTCCAGACATGCTTCGCAACTACTTCTCTGCCTTCACCACTGCGCACTCTTGCCAACGACGATATTGTTACTGTGCTTTACACAATAGAAGCTTCCCTGACATGCTCAGCGTATTTACTACAATGATTTGAcactaataatttttacttatcctgtcaacaaaaaataaaattttcataaacactaatAAACGAGAAAATTCATTAATACatgtatttacaaaaatggttatgCAATCGAGAAATCAAGGTAGCTGAAATGTACGTGAGGTAGTGGGTTGTAGTGTTGCAAGCTCTCGTAAGAGAGCGCGTCAGATGAGCTGGCATGCATCACCAGCAGGTCACGGTGACTGACAAAGTGTGCAGGCGCTCAACGTCTGTTTTAATGTCCACTAGTGATCTGTCATGACGTCATTTTCCTGCCATGATTACGTCGTCGTGTGGTCGCACCCTCAGGACGTCCATTCATCTGTGCCTGCAGAGATGCAGCATCACCTGTATCGCCACCTTTGGCGCTATTGTTACCTAAAGAAGCGAAACACCTATCACTCTCCTATCTCATTTACACCAGTCTATTTCTCGATCTTAGTGCATACACTGAAGTACGTGTAGAAGGCGTGGGAGCAGCTTGCTTACCTTGTCACGTGACTTTTCCCTTCTTACTCTGCCCCACCAGTTAGAGACCGACACCTGTACAGATGCTTTACAACAGCATCATTTTCGAATCTACTTGAAAATGGTCTGGATGCGAAGGCTACATTCGGTCATGAACTTAAGTAGTGTATATATTAGGAAATGGAGTGGCTTTAAATTAATAGAACTGACAATCCACGTTACTGTAGCTACTAAGAACATCAGATCACAAGGGCTTGTTTGGAAAGAAGCTTCAGACTGGCCATCTATGTGTCATACACTTTACATGGATCTGATATCAAGGGTACCTAAAACCAATGTACAAGTTTTGTAAGTCTTTATGTATGATGATGGTAAAATCGTATTTTTAAGTTCACTTTTTGTACAGATATAGCTTGACGACAATTTTTAATCATACTTTACAATAAAGACTGTGTTGTGAGCCCATTTAAAGGAGTCTGTGCATGTTGATACTTGTTAGTGGATATGGAATAATGTGCGCATTTCTGGTCGTTACCAGGTCGGTATACCTGCTGACAATGTACTCACCGGTGATAGCAGTGAGCCGATTGAGCGCGAACCCTTTCCTGGGGATAGTGGCGCAGGGGGCGGCAAAGTTCACTGCATACTACCTGGTGAACTACTTTGGAGCGAGGTTCGGTCGCCGTTGGCCCGGCGTGGCCAGTGCACTCTTGGCTGCAATGGCCTGTGTCCTCATCTTCTGCCTGCTGACTGGTGAGCTGCGAACATGTCTCTCTGCTGATTTAGCCTCTATCTCATCTAAAAATTGGATAAAAATCGTAAGATAGATCAGTTAGATGTCAATAGTCAGAGAAGACTGCTGTGATAACCAAGTGGGTCAACTATGAGATCAGTACAGATGGAGCAGATCCAGGAATGTTCGCTTCTCTGTTGCTCATAGACTGTGGCAATTAAGAACCACAGGTTAGATATTGACGAAATTCAATAATAAATGGCCACGTACAGTAATGCGCGATGATGGTCAATATGCGCTGTTACACATTCTAAGGTTTAGGATGCCATTGTACTGCCGTTGATTCTTCTTGGCTTAATGGAATAGTAGACATTTTGCTTTCAGCAAGGGGTAAATTACTTAGTTACCTATTTACAGGAATAAGTCACTGCAGGTAATCGAATTGATCAGGAATGGGATAGAAGGTGGGATACAATACAACAAACGAGAAAATAATATACTGCCATAACTCGACTCAACAAATACTCAAATATACTGATTAAAACACTGTACAGCTATCAGCTACTACATAGCTAGTCCATAAATTTAATCAGCATGAGAACGGCAAAAATGCCAACGATATGATTCACGGTTATATAAACACAAATCTACTGAAATTTAATCTAAATCATGAAGCAAGTAATCGCTAAGTGAATATTCAGCTGCTTCGTCGATGGGGGAGAACAAAAATAGGGCAAAAAAAATAGAAGTAAAGACATGCCAGTTATGGGTAAAAGACGTTTTGGTGGAGCTAGACGGTTGTCTTAGTGGTTTACAACTTCTACTTGATGTCTGTTGTTGGGCAACAGGTATTTTAGTACATGGAACGAGATCTATTCGAACTGATAGGGACGGGTTAACAGCTTCATTTATCATAATCTACCCTATAATTTCCTAGTCCAGTATCATGGGAACATGGAATTTGTGAGAGTAACTGTTGATGCAAGTACAATATATAGCTCCAAAATCTAACCTGTTTTGAAAGTGGAGGCCATCGGCAGTTCATAATTAAATACAAGCCCAGAAACATGGGTTCAACCCAAAAATCCTTGCGGAGAAAATGTacaaaaacaaataattataaGTTATTTTTGTTGTAAGCAGGTGATGATGTTTACTATGATTACACATGAAGTGGTTGTTTAAGAAACAGTAAGAAATTCAGTTACAAGAGATAAACAAACTAACTTTACAAATTAAGCACTATTTTGGTAGTAACAAAGAGTAAATGACGACATATAATAAAATGAAGTTTTCTTGTATTATGCATCTGTTTGAAAATCTGGACTACCCCACTCAATTTGCTATGACAGTCATCTTAGTTGAATACTCAAAATTAATCAATTTTATCAGATAACATCTGAAAATTGGAACCCATTTTATTTGAGGGTTCActttaattaacagaaatacaaaGACTATTTACTGCCAGAAGATGCAAAACATATGTTATATGCTATATCACAGTAAGTAATTAGCTTTATAGACACACATTATTACTGTGTGTGCTGAAACGAAAAATTGTGATAACATATGATAGAACCACACAAAAAGATTACAAGGAATAAATGTTACTATTGATGcctttgtatcttttttttaatattgaaaATTCTTTAGAATATGTGCAGAATTTATAGTATTGATACATGATTCGATCATAGGTTTATTTATTCGCAATGTACCAAATACTTGTCAGATATGCATTTAAGGATAGTATCTTCCAGTCATTATTGTTAAATTGCATGATGTGTTGCGATACAAGTATAAGAAATTTATCGGTTGTATACTTATCAATTAATTGCCTAGTCCAATGAACACACTATTTATTTTAAGGTAATTATGGTACCTTTAAGTCCTTGTTACTCAGCATTTGGAGCTTTTAAAAACATGAAGTAACTGTAGTTTCACTTAGCAAGAGCGAAAATGGTTGAAGTAAAAAAAGGACAAGTAAAATGGAGCACTAGCTTTGATTTTAGGTTTTAGCGTAAACTGTTCACACAGAAATATAATACTATGACTGTCAATAACCCAGACAGAATAtaatgtaaatgtaaacaaaaatattgAGCAATTTCGAACAAACTGGTTTAAGAAGAGGTGTATTATATCAACAAAGGAATCCAACCATTTAAGAGAAAATGGAATCCTGGATTTGAAATTTGATTAACAAAACCATACTGATCAAATTTCAACTGTTACCATTAAATTATGAACGTATGTCTGAAAGctgtataaaaatgaagtaaagggtCAAAAGGAGTTGCATATATCATGAATTACAGGATGGGTTTATTTATCAGCTGATTCTTCACACCTATGTATGTGCATGTCAGGCTGGATTTACATGTCTACTACAGAAGTACAGTAACACAAAAAGCTAAAACCGAAACTGCACCAACAAAGTTTGCAAAATTCAGAGACAGATGGAGCACATAATTTATCTTCCACTCTGTTAGAGTAGGGTAGTGGTGTTCTTGTTTAATCACGTGTCCAGGGAAGGATCAAAGTGTTAATACGGTAGCTCAATCTATTGCTGGCAGGTAAATGTATGTCTCCTCCTCAGAACTGAACATACAAAAATTCCCGTTTTGTGCAGCGCACGTCGCGGGTGCAGCCATCGTGATGGCGACCATGCTGATGCAGTTCAGCACCGTTGCCAACGTGGGCATGGTGAACCTGCAGAGCATCGAGGTGCACCCCACGTGTCTCCGCCAGATCGCAACGAGTGTCGAGTGGGCAGTTGCCGGGGTTGCCATGTCTTCCCTGCCCTACCTGGCTTTGATGGTACGTGAAATGTAAGATGTTGCACACCAGTAGGTGGAAAAATAAGCCTTACTGCTCGATTACAAGGTTGTTCATCCAAATTCCGTCGCAGACGCTGCAGGATAGGGGTTTTGGACCATACAGAGgtatgttaaaattctgagagcacaTGATCGAAGAAGCGCCAAGTACAACATTAGTTCCTCCGACGCACACTATCTGAACTATCGGGACACCCGTCTGTAAagcgaaattgaccactagatgtcacgagatgcAGACGCGCCAATATAAAACGAGGTGAGGAGTCTTGTgttgtagagaaacagtaacagctgaATTTGactttcagaagagttcagtgcttCGATTGTGGACAGTCATTGGCTATTACCTGAGTAGCGtatcatcagggacatttcaactcctCTAAAGCTGCCtatgttgactgttggtgatgtgattgtgaagtggaaacgcgaaggaacgatcACAGATAAACCAAAATCAGACAGATCAGACATCatatactgatggacagggaccgtcgagcattatgGAGTGTGGTCGAAAGAAATCGGTGGACATACTGACTTGGGAGTTAAAAAGTGATTTCAGCAATTCGGCTAGTACATTGACGGTACATATGGAGTCAAAAGAATGGAATACAGTTATCGACCAGGTGTTCGTAATCCATCCATTTATGTAATCAGTTCTAAGCGACACTTGACGTGGTGTAAAGAATGACGCCACTGGACACTGGGTGACTGGAGACgtgtaatttggagtgatgaatcacgctataccctgtgactatccgatggcagggttcggGTTTGGCAAATGCCTCGAGAACATTATCTGCCGTCAATGTCTAATGCCAAcactgaagtatggaggaggtggtgctaccacatggggggggggggggggggttctgtggTTATGGTGTGGTCCCCCTACTGCGTTTAAGGAAACGGTAAAGGCaaaaggatatgaacacactttacaCCATTATATACGGTGTACGGTAGCGCAACAGTTCAGAAACAATGACTGGATCAACATGACAATTCACCTTGTCATAAACCAACGTCTTTGAAGCAATGGTTTGTAGACAGATTCATTCCTGAAATCGACTGGCCTGCCCAAAGTCCAGACCTGAATTCAACAGAACACTTTTGGAGTCTGATAGTacttcgacttcgctccagatcttctctggtttcggctattGAGGAAGGATggattgccattcctccacatacgTTCAAACtactcattgaaagtgtcctcatTGGAAAGGGTGAAGGGAGGACACATCCATTATTAACTTCCACTTATAGGTGATGGAACACTTTTGGTAAGATAGTGTAAATCTCGTGAAAAAAAAGAACATTGCGGTAAAATCAGATATACTGTATTCGAGTTCATACCGAGATGTATCGGCAGTAATTCTGCCGgagctaataaagtgcttaccttattcgaacactgttttccccaaaaacttaccaaggttagagcaaagtctataaAGAAGCCacagattactcaaggaatagaggtatcttgtgaaacaaaaagaaaactgtatctgtcaatccgaaacagttccgatgttgatgctatagcacattccaagaaatactgcaaaatattaaagactgtaatatggacatcaaagcaaatatgttacaaggaaaagatagtcatatcagataacaaaataaagacaatatgggatatagtgaaggaggagaccgatagaaccagacatgaagagggacaaatagcattaagagtaaacgaTACATtgatgacagatgtgtatagtgtcgcagaacattttaacaaacatttcatatctgttactgaaaagatggagttgccaggttctgtagatgctgctgtgGAATACCTCAGACGAGacgtttcaagtaacttccataatatgaatttgaccttcACTACCAtagcagaaataatatccatcataaaatctttaaaatcaaaaatatcTAGTGGGTATGTTGAAATATCagcaaagctaattaaagaatatgattctgagttaagtaacatattaagctatctgtgtaactagtcgtttatcagtggaataattcctgaatggttaaaatatgctgaagttaagccactgtttaagaagggagataaagaaatagcatcaaatttccgtcgaatttcacttttgccagcattctcaaaaattttagaaaaagtaatgtacaatcggctttatgaccatcttatctcaaataacatactgtcaaagtcacagttcgaatttctaaagggttctgatactgagaaggctatctacacttacagtgaaaatgtgcttaattcattagataaaaaattgcaggcaactggtatattttgtgatttgtcaaaggcatttccttttaagtaaattataatattacagtgtaacaggaaatgctgcaaaatggttcaaatcttatgtctctggcaggaaacaaagcgtgttattaggaaagagacatgtatcaaccTATCAGGcaccatccaactgggaactaattatatgtggggtcccacaaggttccatattagggcccttactttttcttgtgtatatcaacaacctttcatcagtaacattaccagatgccaagttcgtttcgtttggcgatgatacaaacattgcaataaatagcaaatcaagtgtagtcttagaaagatcggctaataaaatatttgtggacgttaatcactggttcctagccaattctttgacactaaactttgaaaaaactcactacacGCAGTTCAGAACTCGTaaagggtgtcccacgagtatatgcctaacatttgatgacaagcagatagaagaagtggacagtgttaaattcttgggattacagcttgataataaattcaactgggaaaagcacaccacagcactgctgaagcgtcttaacaaatctctatttgcaatgcgaattgtgtcagacataggtgatataaaaatgaaaaagctggcatactatgcttactttcattccataatgtcatatgggattattttggggggtaattcatcaagccaagctaaagttttccaggcacaaaaacgtgcagtacgaattatatgtggtgtgaactcaagaacatcctgcagaagcctgtttagggatactaactactgcttcccaatatatttatcacTTTTTCAAAGCAACAGGTCAattcatagaatcaatactagaaataaaaataatcttcacaacgatttaaagtcacttagtcttgtacaaaaaggtgtgcattattcaggaacacacattttcaataacttgccagtagccttcaaaagcttaacaaccaatgaaattcaatttaagagaagcctaaaggatttattggtggccaactcctactactccattgatgaatttctcagcagaaccaactgatttgtgtgcgtgtatatattatatataagtacaatataacttgtgcacaatttcagtgcagtaatgtgttcattgtaaataagtgtgtgtgtgtgtgtgtgtgtgtgtgtgtgtgtgtgtgtgtgtgtgtgtgtgtaagtacaatttaacttctgcaccatttcagtgcagtaatgtgttcattgtaaataagtattatagtagttgtattatacgtttattaccttataaataaataaataaacttttttagatTACATTCAGtgtattagtatttgtaaaatgattctttcatatattgctcattaaaaaatgacgatcattccacttggggcctgtggaatggtacattagtttatttgtcTGAGTTGTTAATATTTgtgatgtatttttgtttttatgacatgttctacatccggCAGGACCTCCTCACTGaggatgaaagtaaatctaatctaatcgaatGTGGGGGATAGTGCAGGAGTGCAATCACTTTTTTGCTCAGTTAATAGGTTTTGTAATTACAGTCTGGtgcgggctttctgttggatggttagcaaGGAGGCTTTAGACTCGTAATAATTCACGTGGAAACATATCTGTGATTGGTGTCTTTCATTCTCACTACTTACAAATATCTTTTCCTTTCACAGGACGACAAGCGACTTCCCTTCGCCATCCTCGCAGCCCTGAACTTGGTGGTGGCGTTTTCCGTGTCGTTCCTGCCAGAATCTGCGCTGCAGCGATTGCCGGAGACGTTAAGGGACGGTGCCGTCTTTGGCAGAGGACAGCGCTACTGGAGCTGGAAACCCAAACCGACACCAGAGTACGCCAAGGGATAAAGGAGTTCCAGAAGTTCCTTTTAGTTTAGAAGGAGTGATAATGCATGCTGGCAACCTTCGACTTCTGTTTACTGACGGTGCACATGACTTGCTCGGCTTGCTATGAACGAATAACAGTGCACTTCGAGCCCTATTTCTAATCTGTAAACAGTAACACGAAAATTAAGCCTGACCTGGATTAGAATATAATTTATGGACGTTATATTTAGTAAATGCTACATGCCAAAATAAACTGACATGGAAACCGCACCTACTGcgctatccaaaaaaaaaaaaccctcataaCGGACAAAAACTACATATTGCACTCCTAACAAAGCCTTAGTATGACGAGTAATCCTCTTACGCTAACGTCGTCTGCATTCATACCAGTTTCCCCTCGCATTTTTAATTTTAACACTAACTCCAAAAATACTCTAATGCTATGCAACCCGCCTCGCCCTCTGTACCCGTccactacccctccccccccccctgcgcccCCCCTCCCCGCCTGTTACACTTACATGCTCTCCACAACCTATTCCAACAAAACTTAATCACCTCCCATAACGTGCTCAGGAAATCTCGCCCAGAGATCTACCCATCCTTCCAGCTTTTAACAGAATCctcttcaaatggtccaaatggctctgagcactatgggacttaacttctgaggtcatcagtcccctagaacttagaactagttaaacctaactaccctaaggagatcacacacatccctgcccgaggcaggattcgaatctgcgaccatagcggtcgcgcggctccagactgtagcgcctataacagctcggccacacaGAATCCTCTTCTTGCTCTCGATGTCAGCGCTGGAGTTCGTA
Coding sequences within:
- the LOC124789251 gene encoding carcinine transporter-like, which codes for MKYTSSERVSWFPESPRWLACRGREQEALAVLRRIAATNGSTVPPFALQVIQTVGKSKTDRKGFLGIFSSWNVFRNTVILIVARSVYLLTMYSPVIAVSRLSANPFLGIVAQGAAKFTAYYLVNYFGARFGRRWPGVASALLAAMACVLIFCLLTAHVAGAAIVMATMLMQFSTVANVGMVNLQSIEVHPTCLRQIATSVEWAVAGVAMSSLPYLALMDDKRLPFAILAALNLVVAFSVSFLPESALQRLPETLRDGAVFGRGQRYWSWKPKPTPEYAKG